The following nucleotide sequence is from Archocentrus centrarchus isolate MPI-CPG fArcCen1 chromosome 18, fArcCen1, whole genome shotgun sequence.
tcctcttcttcagctctgcatTTCTAGTTGATCCTGAGTCCACATCCCGGCTTTCTTCCTGATCTTGGCTCTCTGTTTCAGGAGAGCTGTGAGAAACGAGCTGCTCATTGCTTGGTTCTGCTTCACTGTGGTCACTTTCCTCATAAGGAGGAGTGTgacttctctttctcttcctcttcttcagctctgcatTTCTAGTTGATCCTGAGTCCACATCCTGGCTTTCTTCCTGATCTCGGCTCTCAGCTTCAGGAAAGCTGTGAGAAAGGAGCTGCTCATTGCTTTGTTCTGATTCACTGTGGTCACTTTCCTCATAAGTAGGAGTCACCATGAAGgcttcagcctcctgcttcagTCCAAGTTGCTCTCCCTCATGACTGCAGCAgagctcctcctgctcctctttaAACTGTGGAGGCTCTGCGTCCTCCTGGTCCACACCAGAGTTCGTCTCCTGTTTATAGACCTGCTGCTCTGTGAGAACATCCTCTTCACACACATGCTGCTGTTGGAGGTCTGAAGAGAcaaatgaaccaaaaaaaaaaaaaaagacagaaaaacaaacatatgaacAAATATGTTCTGATCATGGTTCATGGCATGTTTTTCAAATTTAGTATTCCTGCTAAATCAACaaacagataattgttactttGTCCTCTTTATTTCTGTGATGTCAGGTGACTTCTGTTTGGGAGGTAACCTGCTTCAATGTGCATGTGTCACCTGTTCCTCTCAGTGATATCTGAAATCAGCTGAATTGATTTAACCCCTGGCCTTTAATCACTCAGATATGTTTCAGCAACCTTTCTGCTCATGTTCAAAACTTTCTGCTGATTCCAAAAATATCAcatctgtgttttcagtgatgTTCATAAACATTATCTCAACTCTGTTACTGAAGCTGCCTGAAAACAAGGAAAGACATTATCTTAATATGAGTTAGACAACAGGCAACAACCTTTTAAACTAATAAAGAATCACTGAGCTCACAGCTTACTTGGTTTCCAGATTTCAAGTCAGTTTCTTCTTTGACTTATTCAAAGTGTTGGTTTAATGTTAACAGAAAAGAGATGCATTCATGCTGCTTATTGAAGCTGGACCTTCAATTCTTTCTGTGCTAACTTTGAATTCTAATAAGATCCAACATgaatcaaattcatttttagTAAGACCATCACAGTTTACATACCTATTCTGTCTGACTTTATCTCAGGTTTCCAGATGGTCTCCAGCAGTCTGAGCCGCTCTTCATCAGTCCAgatgccttcagcctcctgcttcagtccaagctgctctccctcctgactgctgcagacttcctcctgttcctctttaatctgtggaggcTCTGGGTCCTCCTGATCCAGACTGGAGTTTGTCTCCTGGGTACAGACCTGCTGCTCATCCagaccctcctcttcctcacagtcATGTTGCTGTGGGAGGTCTTGAGGagcaaagaaacacaagaacaagCTCACTAATATGATGataaaaacaccacacagaaaaccACCAGGTCATCTGACAATATTTATGATTAGAGTAGGCATCCCTCAGTTGGTCAATTTTGTgctgaagaagagagaaagaaggcaTCAAACAGTCCCTTTTATGTGAgcacacagagcctgaagcagaaagacCGACTTAACAGGGAGAGTTAATAACTACTGTCACAACAGAGCTCCACAGTGAGGCTCACAGAGTCAACCAAAGAGCAACCATTGCAcaataaatgactgaaaaagatctGGGGAGAGCAGAGATGTAGTGTCTGACAGGTGGTTAGAGAGGGTGGGAAGAACATGCTCACATTTATGTGTACACATCCATGCTGGCCACGAGCTTCAGCGACATTAAAAGGAGAATTTTCATacttatctattttttttgttagagCCATGTGGAGCAGGTTCGAGACCCCTGCTCTAGAAGCAAGTCCTGTTACTCAGCAGCCACACTGAAATACATCTGGGTGCTTATTTGGACCGTTATTCCGAAGCATTAtctaaactgactttcatttaatggtgagagagacagattaaCTGCATGTACAGATTATCCAGTCAAATCTGCTAAAATCACCTACAGGTTTGTTGACTTTGTTCAGAAATGGGGTTTGAAAAGCTTCTTTCCCTGGAAGTTATTCTTCTACCATATTTGATACTGCTGCCAaattctcctctcctttcagcTACGAATAATTTCAGTGATGCGTCTCTCTGATAATGTCTCTCTTGCAGCGACCATGGACCTGCACCAGGTCTGCATCGACCTCACTCAACACTGATCCACAGCACTGCTAATCACCCAGTTTAGGGTAGGGAGGCTGTGATAGGATAAATGGAATTAACAGTTGGTGTGTGCGCTCATCCTTATCAAACATTAGTCTGAAAACTGCTAATTGTCTTATTTAGATTATGCACTGTCAACATTTTGTCGTCTAAACTCATCACCAAGCTAACAGTTTTCTGCTCTCAGCTAACATCAGCTTAGAGAAATCCTGTAGATGCTGAGAAGGTTTCAGATTAAACACGGAAGAATTTTTGCTTCAACAGCACAGAGTTGAAAACATTTCCATACCTGtgatgtgtgagtttgtgtcggGTTTCCGGCTCATATCCAGCAGTCTGCACTGACGGTCGATCTCCTCCTCATACTGGACGACCGTCTTTTGAACCTCTGAGAAGATTTCTTCACAAGCAGCAGTGAGTCTCTCCTTGATGAACTCTTTCAGATACTGAATGGAAGGTGGCCTTTGAACGTTCTTCTTGTGTGGTGTAAAACGTGGGATCACTATTATATGAGGTGGCACTGATGTGGGTCGCTGCATCTGCATCTCTTTACACCTGGAAACATGCGTTTCTGCGTCCTCTTTGCGCACTATTGTCTGGGGGCAAAAGGGACAGTGGAAATGGCCACCATCACGGCACGGCTGGTTACATCTGCAGATAACTGTATCTGTAAACAAAAAGTAGTTTAACTTTCAAAACATGGCATTACAGCCAATGAACAATGTACACCAACTTTTCTTTAATCTAAACAGGTATGACTGAACTGATGCAACAGCTAGTGCTACAAAAGTGGATCAGCTGACAGTAACTTGCCATCTTGCAGAGGCCATCGACAGAACCCAAAGCAGTGCAACGCAATGAAACACACGACTAACTtatacatgcaaacacagaaatgtcACCCAGTGTTATTTACAGATGTGAAAGCTTGTGCTTTTCAACAGATCATTCCAATCAACATACCCTGGAAATGCACTCCGTTTGACTTGTGGTTCTCCATGTGTCTTTTAATTGCACTGTCACTTCGCGTTTTAAATTTGGGGCATAATGGACAACCATGATTCGAGAATGCGAGGGTTATGCTCCCCACAAGTCCTCCTTTAGaaataatggatggatgcatctgtaaagtaaaaaaaaaaacaaggacaaaCACCTGATCACTTGTTAGGGAACAATATCCGTCTCCCACTACTGATCAACAGTCTAATTTTTCTGAATAAAAGGTCCCTTGGAAAAGGACAGCACTACAGCTCACTATGTACCCACATTTCATACATGCTGAAAACTGTAACGGGTGCAGCGGCAGCGCGTTAGCAGATAAATCATCTGAAACGAAGCTCTTTCAACAAATACACGTTTATGTTTGGGAAGGGGGAGAAAGCACGGCTAACAGGCTACCACGTGTTAAACAACGCACCGTTTggtcagaaaacacacaataacaTCTCAGAGATCATAAATAAAACACTCATCAATGAATTCACCTCGTAAGAGTGTGAAGTTCTGCTGCTAGGACCACGGTTCACAACTTCTGCGCAAGAAAACACGCTTTCGGCTCTCCAAGAAGCGAAGTCCGGAAATGCCGAAGCGATGCGGTACGGaagctgtatgtacacaaaatacGGTAACGGATTTCGCTTTTCAGGGCTGTTTCCAAAAGTCGAAGTCACCGGGAAAAGCCGCTAATATTGTCGCTTTTCGCTTTCTGGgcgggaaagaaaaaaaaaatcggtaAATCTTGCAACACAGTCGCTAAGTTTGCCACACTGGAACGCACTCCGGTAATTTCCTGGGATAAACTCACAAAGAAAAACCGCTTCCGGTCAGCCCTTTGGCCTGCTCCTCCCCCTCTTCCCTGCAGTCACTGGATTTTTACTCGCCTCTAACACATTCATGTTCTCCTGCTGTCTATCATTAAATAAGAGCAGGAGTGTTGAGCAGGACAGACAGGAACATCACTGATTGAATGCTTCTTTCAGCATTTCTCTTTAAGTACATCAGCTTCACCAACATGTACGGCTGTCATAAATGCTCCTAAACTGAAGGCTGAATCAGTATCGAGACACTTTTTAGCGCAGATTCAAAAACTTAAGCAGATTCATTTGGTTTTATGGAAATTTTGTACATGCCCACAAATTCTTTGtatgaaaaccaaaaacatttggATGCTGAGCTGAAAGCTGATCTCCTGTCaggattcatttaaaaaagCGTGCGGTAACAGAGTCTGATTTTATAATGGATGTCCTTATTGATCCATATTAAGTACCTTTGTGTTATGTTTGTGAGCtgagagctgagctgtcagcactCGCTTATGAAAAGTGGACATTTTAATCTGTGTTTTATCTACAGTGAAGACACATTTTACCTGCAGCCCATAAACAGCATGAACATCATTCAGTAGctgaaaatgtcacagaaaactTTCAGAGCAAAGTGCGTACGTATGTGTTTGAAGTGTTTTGATTGAAGGAAATCAAATAGTGAGACTTTTCTTCAGATAGTGTCTTCATCAGGAGATATTTTTCAATGTGAGAAGCTGCACACATGCTTAGTGTGCAGTTTGAGGTCTGTGGTTCAAGATCTGTTAAGTTCTCTCAGGAGCCACAATGAGGACATCAGTGAAATTGCCCTGTTGCTTCTGGGTTTATTTCTATGTTGCCGTCCTGAACATTCATTGGCCAACAGACTTTAAATCAGGATGTCATTCAAACAAATATCAGTCTTCTGGGCGTACAGAGAGTGACATGTAGATTGTTTACATCTGGAGGTGTTCTGTCAACAGCCACTGTTGCAGGAGATTTTCTTTGTTGCAAACAAAAGGTGTCCACTGGTACTTGTAGTATTACTAGATGGAGTCTACAGCAGTCTGTGGAAGTTTGCTTGCATGCTATGCCCAGGTTTCCAGTGGTCCGGTGCTGCCATCTACTGACTCTGAAGTGCTCCTACAGGCTCTCCAGCTCTGAGTCTGCACCAGTGAAAGCTCAGTGACCCcgctctgcagctgcagcagctgttttgtaTCCACTATGAAGACAATAATGATGACAAATCAGAGAGGCCCCCTGAATATCACCAGTGATTAAACTTTATTCTTACAACAGCTGCATCAAAGTTTAGGGTCCTTCTTTATTTGGCATCTTTTCATGATGGTCAAGCTCTATTACACACCTGAGCTGCTGTGGAAAATCACAGGGTTGCCGTTCCGTGTTTTGATAAATCGCACCCtgagcagcctcagtgtgtcCCACTAGCCGGTGCTGGTGGTGCTGCCTGGTGTCACTGAACCTCCAGCAGATGCAGACGCAGGAGGGAGAGAAGGGCTGGAGTCCAGATGAGACTGAGGCTGCTTTGGAGATGAGAAATTGTTGGAAGATCTGTAAGAACCCAGCCCTGGCCTCTCTTAGGATGGCACTGATAAAACACTCCATGTCAAAGAAAATTTTCTTCCTGAATGATCTGATTCAGTTCAAAGACCTGGCTTTCTTGTTTGTAATGTCGGATCAAGGTGAAGCTCTGTCTCCCTGCCCTTCTTACCAGGCTGAGGTGAGCCCAATGGAAACAAGTGCACCTTGATAGTAACttcacactttacaaaaactcactggagatgagcaggtttttggtgccaggatttattgaagcacagaGTTCCACAaagtacaagaaagcaaaaagcactCCTGGGAGTGAGTGCCTTGGAGCTGTTGCaaaggggagagaggaagagcaaaaaagTGAGCTCCCTCCCAACTTTTCCACTGCCTTTTATTCCCCAAACTcacacctccccctgctgttatcagggCCAGTGGGCACAGAGTGGTGCTCCCAATCCACTATGAACTGTACTAGCTTGATCCTTTTGCAGAGGCTTCATGACACAGTTCTCTGGGGGctgtcaaaacaaacaactttcccATGTGAAAATAACTCCCACAGGAGCGCTCCCCCACCCAGCTGTCCATAATTTCTCACTACTAGAAACACTTTTAGGGCGATCTTATCTTAGTACACAAATTTACTCCCTTACATTATTACTGTAGCTCAGGTAGGACTTCAGCCCCCACTTTGGGACACACAGCTCCCAGCAACTTGACCGTCATACTGGCAATACAGTGTCAAAAGTGCACAGTGTACAAAGCTGAGactctaaatatgaatgagtgcagctctactagtggaaaaaaaaccGAGGCCCTGAACCAAGtaggcctcagtcctttccactcacctaaagcatgcagtgttccagtgtgtgagtgacaatataggtgacaaacaatatataaatatgtgaccactaatccagtgtgtgtgtgattacatGATATACATGATATAGAATATTGATAGTAAGTATTGatgtcaaagtgataaaaatataCCACAGTGACTGAAACTTGGCAGACTGAAGCGGATCACACTCCTCTCACTGAACTGTGTCCTAAGGATGAGTCATTTCTTAGCAAACCTCGTTCTTCGAGACATGGTGGAAACCTTGCTGCAGTTTTTAAGAGCAGCTTCATGAGCCGACGGGTGAGCACCGAAACCTTCTCTTCATTTGAACTCCAGATTATTAAAGTTGGAAGAATTCATCGGTTTTACTCTGTATTAGTACACCTGGCTCATGTTCCTTGTTTATCAAAGAGTTCTCTGATTTCCAGACTTTAACCTTCAAATTGTTGAAACTTCTTATCATGGGTGATTTTAACTTCCACATTGGTGATGCTAcagataaatctgcagcaagatTTATCAGTCTGAAGGACTCTTAATTGTACTCAGCATGTGTCGGGCCCCATTCACAACAAGGGAAAGTTTTCAGAGCTTGTTTTGATTCTGGGCCTGAACATATATAACATCATAGCATGTAGCTGTTTGCTCTGTTTAAACACATGCATCCACTGTGAGTATGACCTGCTATGATACAGTGACAACTGTACAAcaatcaggaaacagctggCTGTTGCTGTGATATATGACTTTCAATAAAGAGCCAGAGAGCTCAGCTGTACTATGAAGCAGGACTTCATTTTATCCAGGAAACGTCATGGTTAACTGGGTTTTCTGTGCTACGAAGGTGGTTCACTTTTTACCGTGGTGTACATCGCCATTAAGCTTATGCTGCAAAATTTGAAGCCAACCTGCTTTGGAGCAGGTTTGGTTCCAGATCagagatcaacaggtatgaaatcatcacctactgaccaatcaattCTCTGTAAAAAGGGTCATCAAAGGAgatcacctgcctccatctcacaaTATCcctgcatcctcctctgttactccaaccctctgcataaccttcattacatccatgaacctcctctgtggtcttcctcttctcttcctcctggcagctccatagtCAACATCCTTTCCTTACAGTGCTTTCAGAAAGACTCTGCAGCTACACTATAAAACACATGGATTACACAGTGTTGTGTAACTTACCCAGTCTGTATTTTTGCGTCTTTCTTTCCTGGTTTCAAACaggctaaactttattaatctagtagcacttttctactcttgctGAGCAAAGAGTTTAaagttcacacacattcatacagagcATTTAATACTATACTTTCCCTTTCTCacacactctgctgctttcactTTGTATTCTGTGTTTAACAATTTCATATTTTTCCAATATTATAGTTTTATCCTCTGTTAAATCAGTCACTCTGGTGCCAGCAGACTTTTCCATGTAATGTCCCTTTCATGTGAACATGGAGGTAAAATCCTGGGTTAACGGAACAAATCGATCACCAGCTTTGTGTGACAAAGATCACTGCAGAGGACTGAAGATGAGGGTGAGTAGCTGCAGAGGGACTGAGGAGAAGATTAGAAATCACTATGAAACTTAATAATAGAATTACACCTGTAATAGTGTCCTCATAATGAGACCAGATTTGTACATTTACTGTCATTTATTGTCAGACTAACATGAGGCTGAATCAGAAATATGTAAATAGTTTGGAAAAATTCATCCTTCTCGATGAATTCTCTGATTGTAGGAGACATGTTTGCTTTGGTCTGTGAAACTTTCCACCACTTGGGGGCGCAGTGCTGCTGCCAAACAGGCCACAGTAATATAATGAAGTAGTTTACCTGGCACAGGTGTGACCGAATTAAAGGAAGTATACAGTTTATGGACTGTGTCCAAGTGGTTGTATTTATGCATTGTGACTCAGAACCGTCTCATTATAATAGCAGACATATGAATGATGGCTGATTTGATAAGCAAAAGTAATGACAAagctcagaaacacaaaagTTAGTTACTGTTACACTGTACAATGTTACTGGTGGATAAAAAGTACTGCATTTAAGAAGTCAGACTTTGACTGCAATCAAGCATGTTTGGAGTCGATGAGTGTTTCACATTCagctttttccccctttttcataatttttgcatttcactgaatcaaaggtgattttttttcagtctgtttctaaACTGTAACCTTCACCACGACTGCTTTGGGAAACTCATCCAAGTGATTAAACTGGTTTTCAATCAGTTTAatcactgcagtgtgtgtgtgtgtgtgtgtctgtgtgtgtgtgtgtgtgtgaaactgagACAGAAATCTCTCTATAATAGATATGACAGATGTTTTCattgacattttttattataataaaacttcaacacatttcattcattcttatagattttactgtattttttttaacatgcagtTTAATTGAAGCAGATCAGACATGAGTCATTTACAGCAGGTGAAGGAACTGTTCAAACTCCACCCACTCTGACTGATTGAGCAGCTGctgaacagaaacagatgaAACTGTTTAAAGGACATTAAACTTccagaaacatccagcagaaaaaacaaaacagaaccattAGATTGGTGGAGTTTGGAGACGCTCTGCCTGCCAGATGCAGCTCAGGGCAAATAAACATGTCTCTGCTCCACAATATAAAGGCCTGTataatttagtttttaaatttaaatatataaatgattGAGTGTGATCAAACttttcatctgaaaaatgacattaaatgaCATCACTCTAGTTACAATCATTGATTTTTAGTATAAGCATCAGATAATAGCTAAAATGTCCATTATAATCTCAAACAGCTCAAAGATTCAAATTTTTGTTCCAGGTgactaaaataattataaaacaatcaattttcTAATCATTGACTAACTGATGAATCACTGCAGCTCCAATGGATTATTTGCATTTCACATCCCACTACAGCAACTACAGAATAAAACCACTAACCAGACTGATTCAAGACTGAAAACATGCTGAATATGAAGAGTAGTATAATTTAAACTCACGTGATTATCAGCCATAAGAACAGATCCAGATTAATATTGATGTAAGGTATATAAATGTAAGTACAGTTTGAATCAGTGCATTATTTTCAGACATCAATGGACCACTGAACTTCTCAGCTTCTAAAATGTAAAGCCTCATTTAGAAAACTACACAAGTACATATAATGGTCAGGATCAACATGAACCTATCTTCTCTGTCTATCTGACTTTAATCAACTCTGCAGTGTCTCCATCTCCCCAAAGATAAAGTCCAGCATAGagcggctgagtgaatgtggtctggactctgtggaggagagtcatggtttcagagacgctgtagaaagacagaatacctgctctgtgatccaggtacactcctactctggaggACCGAGGACCTGAGAGGACAGTGTGGACTTTGTTGTTCCAAAATTGAAAACCATTTCTTTTACAATATAATGTCCAAGATTTATCATTCCATCCAAGTCCACATTCACTTGAGTTCCCTCTTCTGCTGATATTCTTGTATGCGACTGCTACTAAAACTATTCcccctctccactccacctcccagtaacaacatccagtcagactctctctacTCAGGACCTGACAATAATCagtgaatctgtctggatgagcagaataaaactgttgttgtttcatttttgttacttttctgtTCCCCTCAGATAATAACAGATATTTGTtggctgtgtttggatccagtgagattttatgtgaatattttaagaattcagctctggtctttggctctgatggtgacagtaaaacatccaCTTCAGTGACTCTTAAagagatgtttgtccattcctctctcaggatgtcctgtagtttatctctggtctctgacacagctgctgtcacatcctcaaagtacctcagaggaccaatattgatgctggatgagtgtgtagactcactgagtgctgacagtgaggggtagttgtgtagaaactggttgtgatcctctgtgtgtgagagctgctccagctcggcgtctttcctcttcagctcagcgatctcctgctccagcttctcctgaagctctttgactcgactcacttcagtttcctgctgggatctgacctgctgcttcacatcagagcttcttttctggatcagacggatcagctcagtcaacatcttctcactgtcctccactgctttatcagcagagccattgatggcctccacctcctgttgaagcagcttcacatctttctctcggtcctggattctctgctggatgtttagtcgtctcacctcgagctccttctgcttctcagtcctttctgctgcagctgggactgtttcatggcctttatgttcatccattgtgcagagataacagattctctgctgatcagtacgacagaaaatcttcatcacctcattatgacgagagcagatgttctcctggagcttcttggagggggccaccagcttgtgtttcttcAATGGAGCTGCATCATAGTGAGGTTGGAGGTGTTTCTCACAGTAAGAGGCCAGGCAGACCAGACAGGACTTGGTggctttcagcttcctcccagtgcagacatcacaggccacatcttcaggtccagcatagcagtgatcagctggagcagcttggaGTTCAGTCTTCTTCAGATCCTCCACCAACTCTACTAACATGATGTTTTTCTCCAGGACAGGCCGCGATATGAAAGTCTTcctgcactgagggcagctgtggatTCCCTTGCTGTCCTCTTCATCCCAGAAACatttaatacagttcatgcagtagctgtgtccacagTTTGTAGTCACAGgatccttcagtagatccaaacagatGGAACAAGAAAATTTCTCTGAATTCAGCTGATTTCCTCTCTGAgccatttctcctctcagcagcagcagtgaatgTCTGAAAAGTTTCCACCACAGCAAACAAAAGTGTTACAATTGTATCAAACTCAAGTTTCTTCTCTTTCACATGCAGAGTTGCTGCAGTTGGACTTTTGAACTCTGCACTTTGAAGTACAGTGATTACACCAATCCCTGAGCTGGCAGATCTGTCATGTCAGGTCAAATAGTCACCGGCtccttcagtagatccaaacagatGGAACAAGAGAAGGTTTCTCAGTCCAGCAGAACTCCTTTCTGTgccatttctcctctcagtgtcagtgactgtgtgagtttCTCTTCCTTATAAGTGAAACTAGTCTGAACTCTGATCTCAGCTGcatgtgtttctgcagtgaatggagcctgtcagctctgacaCAGCACCACATGTTGGTTACACCCATCTTCAAGGTGCAGATCTGAAGGGGAGGGAACGAGGAAACAGAGAGGAGGTGCTGTGTttaagagcaggaagaagcaaaaaaatacaaagattgTGTTATTGATTTTGAACCTTGAATGAGCTGAATGAGGATATTCGAGCTCTCAGGTGTAACTGCAGACAAGCAGAGAGAAAATGGGAAAAGGACAAACTCCAAGTCTCTTATGGAATTCTATGGgacacattgtttatttatcAGAGTGCTGTAACGAAGGCAAAGTCTGAGTTTTTATCTAATCACATTGCTGCTAATAGCCATAGGCCTCAGGTTCTTTTTAGGGTTTTTAATTCTCTTATCAACCCTCTGACCTCACAGCAGGTGCCATCAACTAATATGctatgtgaaaactttcttaGGTTTTTCACCGATAAAATTTCTGTCTTCATGTGTCTAACACCTACGGTTGTTGACCACTTAGTATACCCTTTATGTCCTGctgtttttgatgtgtttgaGCCAATTCCTTTATTTATCAGACTTAATCAAGCAAATATGTCCTGGAAATTGCTCTCTCGACAGTATCCCTGCTCCTTTATTTAATGATGTTTTGAGTACTATTGGATCTAGTATTTTAACTCTGGTCAAAACTTCTCTCAGGTCAGGTGTTGTTCCAAATTCTTTTAAACATGCTATTGTGCAGCCCCTCTTAAAAAAGAAGAGTTTAGATCCATCTGTCCTCGCTAATTTTCAGCCCATCTCTAAGTTCCCTTTTTTATCAAAGGTCTTGGAGAAAGTTGTTTTTAACCAACTGCAAACTGTTTTAGGTGAGTTagacatttatgaaaaaaattcagtctggttttaagtCTCACCATAGTACTGAAACGGCCCTTTTAAGAGTTCTAAATGATCTT
It contains:
- the LOC115796891 gene encoding tripartite motif-containing protein 16-like, whose amino-acid sequence is MAQRGNQLNSEKFSCSICLDLLKDPVTTNCGHSYCMNCIKCFWDEEDSKGIHSCPQCRKTFISRPVLEKNIMLVELVEDLKKTELQAAPADHCYAGPEDVACDVCTGRKLKATKSCLVCLASYCEKHLQPHYDAAPLKKHKLVAPSKKLQENICSRHNEVMKIFCRTDQQRICYLCTMDEHKGHETVPAAAERTEKQKELEVRRLNIQQRIQDREKDVKLLQQEVEAINGSADKAVEDSEKMLTELIRLIQKRSSDVKQQVRSQQETEVSRVKELQEKLEQEIAELKRKDAELEQLSHTEDHNQFLHNYPSLSALSESTHSSSINIGPLRYFEDVTAAVSETRDKLQDILREEWTNISLRVTEVDVLLSPSEPKTRAEFLKYSHKISLDPNTANKYLLLSEGNRKVTKMKQQQFYSAHPDRFTDYCQVLSRESLTGCCYWEVEWRGGIVLVAVAYKNISRRGNSSECGLGWNDKSWTLYCKRNGFQFWNNKVHTVLSGPRSSRVGVYLDHRAGILSFYSVSETMTLLHRVQTTFTQPLYAGLYLWGDGDTAELIKVR